Proteins from a single region of Candidatus Woesearchaeota archaeon:
- a CDS encoding type II toxin-antitoxin system RelE/ParE family toxin encodes MSYDLIYTDKAKKQLKKFDRDLQERILNSLQRCRIRPHSYVKKLVGNPYFRLRVGELRVIVDIKDNKLLILVLEVDHRKRIYKN; translated from the coding sequence ATGAGTTACGATTTAATTTACACTGACAAGGCTAAAAAGCAGCTTAAAAAATTTGATAGAGATTTGCAAGAAAGAATTCTTAACTCATTGCAGAGATGCAGAATAAGACCTCATAGTTATGTGAAAAAATTAGTAGGTAATCCTTACTTTAGATTAAGAGTAGGAGAATTAAGAGTAATTGTTGATATTAAAGATAACAAATTACTCATTCTAGTCTTAGAAGTAGATCATCGTAAGAGAATTTATAAGAATTAA